In Mastacembelus armatus chromosome 4, fMasArm1.2, whole genome shotgun sequence, the following are encoded in one genomic region:
- the gpx7 gene encoding glutathione peroxidase 7 has product MLPGVLTVLLAFFILTESKQKDLYTFKVVNSRGKLVSLEKYRGSVSLVVNVASECGFTEEHYKDLQQLQRDFGPYHFNVLAFPCNQFGQQEPGSDKEIDSFVRRVYGVSFPLFSKISVVGIGANNVYKYLAESSGKEPDWNFWKYLINVNGKVEDAWGPKVSVKEIRPKIAEMVRQIILKKKEEL; this is encoded by the exons ATGCTTCCCGGGGTGCTGACCGTGTTACTGGCCTTCTTCATCCTGACCGAGAGCAAACAGAAAGACTTGTACACTTTTAAAGTAGTAAACAGCAGGGGCAAGTTGGTGTCCCTGGAAAAGTACCGGGGTTCG GTGTCACTGGTGGTGAACGTAGCCAGTGAGTGTGGCTTCACGGAGGAACACTACAAAGATCTGCAGCAACTACAGCGGGATTTCGGGCCGTACCACTTCAACGTACTGGCCTTCCCCTGCAACCAGTTTGGGCAGCAGGAGCCTGGTAGTGACAAGGAGATTGACAGCTTTGTGCGCAGAGTCTACGGCGTCTCCTTTCCTCTGTTCAGTAAAATCTCTGTGGTCGGAATTGGAGCCAACAATGTCTACAAGTACCTTGCTG AATCCTCTGGAAAAGAACCTGACTGGAATTTCTGGAAGTATCTAATTAATGTAAATGGCAAAGTGGAGGATGCATGGGGACCAAaggtttcagttaaagaaatccGACCCAAAATAGCTGAAATGGTGCGACAGATAATcttaaagaagaaagaagagctTTAA
- the tut4 gene encoding terminal uridylyltransferase 4 codes for MDESINPVKSVKQSQLKGAKAFSSEKSNKEASAQREGTKSAPRGKQNLAAAKDEVNIGSQGGRGAGKASTDIPQDKRRGRPSRLIRLTGRTSSGESGKGKVVNSQQQLSAQALGSGASVSAESSPSANTQASSPVVPGTPEKGLTEQAKGSNVAPLKERSHGVKAAALMHQPVEEGSEVRPTVEEGPLTEQQLGLRQAEERLYRDYIHRLLKQSPEYPNYQYLCKLCSVHIENIQGAHKHIKEKRHKKNIMEKQEENELRALPPPSPAQLRAVDAAVLESARQHGISEEDFEVRKAMVVKMEAIIQKHLSACSLRLYGSCLTRFAFKTSDINIDVTYPSSMTQPEVLIQVLEILKNSSEFSDVESDFHAKVPTVFCRDMSSGLMCKVSAGNDVACLTTNHLAALAKLEPRLVPLVLAFRYWARLCHIDCQAEGGIPSYSFALMVIFFLQQRKEPILPVYLGPWIEGFDVKHVDEYHLTGITLDMFVRWEHRPLSSAEGRGESRNERGDRGDSRLKSEQNKPDESRYSEGLTRLTWDLGKSVSLGQLWLELLRFYTLEFALEEHIISIRLKELLSREMKNWPRRRLAIEDPFALKRNVARSLNSQMVFEYIQERFRTAYRYFAYSQSQNVGGLRRNKKTGKQGVNLERAEKKDSAFVNKEEDDRKGGKSQSVERGHQDKKGDEEPESDDEDGSDPIHKTLDTSLNDMVLSEGGKASFSPNGLLDSDREGEDEEENSMSENDGSAAPEDLHYVFDKMIFTGGKPPTVVCSICKRDGHLKDECPEDFKKIELKPLPPMNDRFRDILDGLCKLCYFELSPTHAEQQKREQILGSLERFIRKEYNDKAKLCLFGSSKNGFGFRDSDLDICMTLEGHETAEKLNCREIIEGLAKVLKKHTGLRNILPITTAKVPIVKFEHRQSGLEGDISLYNTLAQHNTRMLATYAALDPRVQFLGYTMKVFAKRCDIGDASRGSLSSYAYILMVLYFLQQRQPPVIPVLQEIFDGKTVPQRMVDGWNAFFFDDLEDLRRRVSELQPNMESVGELWLGLLRFYTEEFDFKEHVISIRQQKRLTTFEKQWTSKCIAIEDPFDLNHNLGAGVSRKMTNFIMKAFINGRKLFGTPFYPAPGTEVDYFFDSKVLTDGELAPNDRCCRICGKIGHYMKDCPKRRRMKKKENDKDEDMKEEEREQKDRRCFQCGDMGHVRRDCPEYRHLKQRPAGAPAPHMVRTVVSSSIPVPQAAADCPGRTRQSSECSDSRQTPPYSPQPTTVPQSSSQSSSSPQPSLSKTSSAGPLKQPAHPQVPLSLFSFPTSHPAQYHPGALTTLGLIPSHQHQSHQSQGQPHPAVHIPSTSWPIHGPVLTSSSPTTPSPSGLKFALRSASGNGSPTGSGGNPSPMNLNDPSIIFAQPAGRQLGIGGPGREGHWHNHLAQHGSLMGNGTVVKSESGRPAQLVGVNQGSRLWEHNKTPQYTLSPSWPYRMPQNFIQQNNGGYQPAKPFLTQGSVVHPNPNFPLVPHVQHQVNLNFIQQKK; via the exons ATGGATGAGTCCATAAATCCAGTAAAATCAGTCAAACAGTCTCAGCTCAAAGGAGCTAAAGCTTTCTCCAGTGAGAAGTCAAATAAAGAGGCTTCTGCACAGAGAGAGGGCACCAAGTCTGCACCTCGCGGCAAACAAAACCTCGCAGCTGCAAAGGATGAAGTTAATATAGGCAGCCAGGGAGGCCGTGGGGCAGGCAAGGCTTCCACTGATATTCCCCAGGACAAGAGAAGAGGACGACCGTCCAGGCTCATTAGACTGACGGGAAGGACGAGTTCTGGGGAGAGTGGCAAAGGAAAAGTGGTAAACTCACAACAGCAGCTTTCAGCACAGGCTCTGGGCTCTGGGGCGTCTGTTTCTGCAGAGAGCAGCCcctcagcaaacacacaggcCAGCTCTCCTGTGGTTCCTGGTACACCTGAGAAAGGTCTCACAGAGCAGGCCAAGGGCTCCAATGTGGCTCCACTAAAGGAAAGGTCCCATG GGGTGAAAGCTGCAGCATTGATGCATCAGCCTGTTGAAGAGGGCTCAGAGGTGAGGCCCACTGTGGAGGAAGGACCtctgacagagcagcagctgggcCTCCGACAGGCAGAGGAACGCCTCTACAGAGATTACATCCACCGGCTGTTGAAA cagtcCCCTGAGTACCCAAACTATCAGTACTTATGCAAACTCTGTTCGGTGCACATTGAGAACATTCAAGGAGCACACAAGCACATCAAGGAGAAGAGACACAAGAAGAACATAATG gaaaaacaggaggagaatGAGCTGCGTGCCCTGCCGCCCCCCTCGCCTGCCCAGCTCAGGGCTGTGGACGCAGCTGTGCTTGAATCAGCCAGGCAGCACGGGATCTCTGAGGAGGACTTTGAAGTTCGCAAGGCCATGGTTGTCAAGATGGAGGCGATCATACAGAAGCATCTCTCAG CCTGTTCTCTCCGTCTCTATGGCTCATGTCTCACCCGGTTTGCCTTCAAGACCAGTGATATCAACATTGATGTCACCTACCCTTCCTCA ATGACACAACCTGAGGTCTTGATTCAAGTGCTGGAAATTCTTAAGAACAGCT CTGAATTTTCTGACGTTGAGTCAGATTTTCATGCCAAAGTTCCTACTGTGTTCTGTCGGGATATGAGCAG TGGACTCATGTGTAAAGTGAGTGCAGGTAATGATGTTGCTTGCCTTACCACCAATCATCTGGCAGCTTTGGCAAAACTGGAGCCCAGGTTGGTTCCCCTGGTGCTGGCCTTCCGCTACTGGGCAAGG ctgtgTCACATTGACTGCCAGGCTGAAGGAGGCATTCCCTCATACTCCTTTGCCCTCATGGTGATCTTCTTCCTGCAGCAGAGGAAAGAGCCCATCCTCCCCGTCTACCTGGGCCCCTGG ATTGAAGGCTTTGACGTGAAGCATGTGGATGAGTATCATCTAACTGGAATCACATTGGACATGTTTGTTCGATGGGAGCACAGACCTCTGAGCTCCGCCgaggggagaggggagagcCGAAatgagaggggagacagaggagaTAGCAGACTCAAATCAGAGCAGAACAAACCTGATGAAAGTCGTTACTCAGAGGGCTTA ACCCGTCTTACCTGGGACCTGGGTAAAAGTGTGTCCCTGGGCCAGTTGTGGCTGGAGCTCCTACGTTTCTACACTCTGGAGTTTGCGCTTGAAGAACACATCATCAGTATCCGCTTAAAGGAGCTCCTCTCTAGGGAAATGAAGAACTGGCCTCGCCGTAGGCTAGCTATTGAAG atcCTTTTGCCCTTAAGAGGAACGTTGCACGAAGCTTGAACAGCCAAATGGTGTTCGAATACATCCAGGAGCGCTTCCGTACGGCTTACAGGTACTTTGCTTACTCTCAGAGTCAGAACGTGGGGGGTCTTCGCAGAAACAAGAAGACAGGCAAACAAGGCGTGAATTTGGAAAGAGCTGAGAAGAAGGATTCTGCATTTGTGAACAAGGAAGAAGATGACAGGAAAGGTGGAAAGAGTCAGAGCGTGGAGAGGGGGCACCAGGATAAGAAGGGGGATGAGGAGCCTGAGAGCGATGATGAAGATGGTTCAGATCCTATTCATAAGACTTTGGATACCAGTCTCAATGACATGGTTCTCAGTGAGGGGGGAAAAGCATCCTTCTCTCCCAATGGCCTGCTGGACAGTGACAGGGagggggaggatgaggaggaaaacAGCATGTCTGAGAACGACGGATCCGCTGCACCAGAAGATCTGCACTATGTGTTTGATAAGATGATTTTCACGGGTGGGAAG CCACCAACTGTCGTGTGCAGCATCTGCAAACGAGATGGTCACCTGAAGGACGAGTGTCCTGAAGATTTTAAGAAGATTGAGCTGAAGCCTCTGCCTCCTATGAACGACCGCTTCAGAGACATTCTCGATGGGCTCTGCAAACTCTGTTACT TTGAATTGTCACCTACACATGCAGAGCAGCAAAAGAGGGAGCAGATCCTCGGCAGCCTGGAGAGGTTTATTCGGAAGGAGTACAATG ATAAAGCTAAGCTCTGCTTGTTTGGCTCATCCAAAAATGGCTTTGGCTTCCGTGACAGTGACCTTGACATCTGCATGACTCTGGAGGGTCATGAGACTGCAGAG aagctgaactgcAGAGAGATCATTGAGGGCCTTGCCAAAGTGCTGAAGAAGCACACAG GGTTGAGGAACATCTTGCCTATTACAACAGCTAAAGTGCCTATAGTGAAGTTTGAACACAGACAGAGTGGTTTGGAGGGAGATATCAGCCTTTATAACACTCTG GCTCAACACAACACCAGAATGCTGGCCACATATGCAGCCCTGGATCCTCGTGTGCAATTTCTGGGATACACAATGAAGGTCTTTGCAAAG CGCTGTGACATTGGGGATGCGTCCAGAGGAAGCCTCTCATCCTATGCTTACATCCTGATGGTGCTTTACTTCCTGCAGCAGAGGCAGCCGCCAGTCATTCCTGTTCTGCAGGAG ATCTTTGACGGGAAGACCGTTCCCCAGCGAATGGTCGATGGCTGGAATGCTTTCTTTTTTGATGACCTGGAGGATCTG CGCCGGCGTGTCTCGGAGCTGCAGCCCAACATGGAGTCAGTGGGAGAGCTGTGGCTGGGACTCCTGCGCTTTTACACTGAAGAATTTGACTTCAAAGAGCATGTGATCAGCATCCGCCAACAGAAGCGCCTCACCACGTTTGAGAAACAGTGGACCAGCAAATGCATCGCTATTGAAG aTCCTTTTGATTTAAATCATAATCTTGGTGCTGGAGTGTCTCGCAAAA tgACAAACTTTATCATGAAGGCCTTTATAAATGGGAGAAAGTTGTTCGGGACTCCTTTCTACCCAGCCCCTGGCACTGAAGTG GACTACTTCTTTGACTCAAAGGTGTTAACAGATGGCGAGTTGGCGCCCAATGACAGATGCTGCAGGATCTGTGGGAAAATTGGACACTACATGAAGGACTGTCCAAAGAGACGCAG aatgaagaagaaagaaaacgaCAAAGACGAAGACATGAAAGAGGAGGAGCGGGAGCAGAAGGACAGACGTTGTTTTCAGTGCGGGGACATGGGTCACGTGCGGCGGGACTGCCCTGAGTACCGCCACCTCAAACAGAGGCCTGCCGGAGCACCAG CTCCTCATATGGTACGAACTGTAGTGAGCTCCTCCATCCCTGTTCCTCAGGCGGCAGCAGACTGTCCTGGAAGGACCAGACAGTCCTCTGAATGT TCCGACAGTCGGCAGACTCCGCCCTACTCCCCGCAGCCCACCACTGTCCCTCAGAGCTCCTCCCAGTCGTCCAGTTCCCCTCAGCCCTCCCTCAGTAAGACCAGTTCTGCTGGTCCCCTGAAGCAGCCTGCTCACCCCCAggtccctctgtctctcttcagtTTCCCTACCTCCCACCCGGCTCAGTACCACCCAGGGGCGCTCACCACACTAGGGCTCATTCCCTCCCACCAGCACCAGTCACACCAGTCCCAGGGGCAGCCTCATCCCGCAGTGCACATCCCTTCCACTTCCTGGCCGATCCATGGACCAGTCCTCACTTCGTCCTCTCCCACCACCCCCTCCCCGTCTGGCCTAAAATTTGCCCTGCGCTCGGCGTCGGGCAATGGGAGTCCCACAGGCTCAGGGGGCAACCCCAGCCCCATGAACCTGAACGACCCCAGCATCATCTTCGCTCAGCCGGCAGGGAGACAGCTGGGTATCGGCGGGCCAGGACGGGAAGGACACTGGCACAACCACTTGGCACAGCATGGGTCACTCATGGGCAACGGCACGGTGGTTAAGTCAG AGTCCGGCCGTCCGGCTCAGCTTGTAGGTGTGAACCAAGGCTCTCGGTTATGGGAGCACAACAAAACCCCCCAGTACACCCTGTCTCCATCTTGGCCCTATCGAATGCCCCAGAACTTCATCCAGCAGAACAACGGAGGCTACCAGCCCGCCAAACCCTTCTTAACCCAAG GTTCTGTGGTGCATCCAAATCCAAACTTCCCACTGGTCCCCCATGTCCAACATCAAGTCAACCTGAATTTCATCCAACAGAAGAAGTGA
- the c23h1orf87 gene encoding uncharacterized protein C1orf87 isoform X3, whose protein sequence is MAQKNTVPRLVVKIVGSKQVKQFIEEPQVDTHDMSRKKTGNRPAEADHFEKPPEEPRSPRRVQDRGDSGVWAVINQEDASEDGDMAELSSAVREELCHWPLSSLTPTEDDVAALDPSFTGTVNRSQITHLFLKNDVPLKLPTFSLLLHMFSDEGDSEQVYYRKLLQFIRRSALPEEPHS, encoded by the exons ATGGCCCAGAAAAACACAGTCCCCAGACTTGTTGTCAAGATCGTGGGCAGCAAACAAGTCAAGCAGTTTATTGAGGAGCCACAAGT agacacacacgACATGtcaaggaaaaaaacaggaaaccGTCCTGCTGAAGCTGATCATTTCGAGAAACCTCCAGAGGAGCCCAGGTCTCCCAGACGTGTGCAGGACAGAGGGGATTCTGGAGTCTGGGCTGTGATCAACCAG GAAGATGCGTCTGAGGACGGAGATATGGCCGAGCTGTCGTCGGCTGTCAGAGAGGAGCTGTGTCACTGgcctctctcctccctgacgCCCACGGAGGACGACGTGGCAGCTCTCGATCCCTCCTTCACTGGAACAGTGAATCGATCACAGATCACACACCTGTTTCTGAAAAATGACGTTCCTCTGAAGTTACCgaccttttctctcctcctccacatgTTTTCTGATGAAGGGGATTCAGAGCAG GTTTATTACAGAAAACTTCTACAATTCATACGAAGGTCAGCACtccctgaggaaccccacagttga
- the c23h1orf87 gene encoding uncharacterized protein C1orf87 isoform X1 yields the protein MAQKNTVPRLVVKIVGSKQVKQFIEEPQVDTHDMSRKKTGNRPAEADHFEKPPEEPRSPRRVQDRGDSGVWAVINQVPDRLCVTAPSGDCSRSYIHPKTLHTGPRAAEVLKATPQEDASEDGDMAELSSAVREELCHWPLSSLTPTEDDVAALDPSFTGTVNRSQITHLFLKNDVPLKLPTFSLLLHMFSDEGDSEQVYYRKLLQFIRRSALPEEPHS from the exons ATGGCCCAGAAAAACACAGTCCCCAGACTTGTTGTCAAGATCGTGGGCAGCAAACAAGTCAAGCAGTTTATTGAGGAGCCACAAGT agacacacacgACATGtcaaggaaaaaaacaggaaaccGTCCTGCTGAAGCTGATCATTTCGAGAAACCTCCAGAGGAGCCCAGGTCTCCCAGACGTGTGCAGGACAGAGGGGATTCTGGAGTCTGGGCTGTGATCAACCAG GTTCCCgacagactgtgtgtgactgCGCCCTCTGGTGATTGCTCCAGGTCCTACATTCACCCAAAGACCCTCCACACTGGCCCCAGAGCAGCTGAGGTGCTGAAGGCAACACCACAG GAAGATGCGTCTGAGGACGGAGATATGGCCGAGCTGTCGTCGGCTGTCAGAGAGGAGCTGTGTCACTGgcctctctcctccctgacgCCCACGGAGGACGACGTGGCAGCTCTCGATCCCTCCTTCACTGGAACAGTGAATCGATCACAGATCACACACCTGTTTCTGAAAAATGACGTTCCTCTGAAGTTACCgaccttttctctcctcctccacatgTTTTCTGATGAAGGGGATTCAGAGCAG GTTTATTACAGAAAACTTCTACAATTCATACGAAGGTCAGCACtccctgaggaaccccacagttga
- the c23h1orf87 gene encoding uncharacterized protein C1orf87 isoform X2 translates to MAQKNTVPRLVVKIVGSKQVKQFIEEPQVDTHDMSRKKTGNRPAEADHFEKPPEEPRSPRRVQDRGDSGVWAVINQVPDRLCVTAPSGDCSRSYIHPKTLHTGPRAAEEDASEDGDMAELSSAVREELCHWPLSSLTPTEDDVAALDPSFTGTVNRSQITHLFLKNDVPLKLPTFSLLLHMFSDEGDSEQVYYRKLLQFIRRSALPEEPHS, encoded by the exons ATGGCCCAGAAAAACACAGTCCCCAGACTTGTTGTCAAGATCGTGGGCAGCAAACAAGTCAAGCAGTTTATTGAGGAGCCACAAGT agacacacacgACATGtcaaggaaaaaaacaggaaaccGTCCTGCTGAAGCTGATCATTTCGAGAAACCTCCAGAGGAGCCCAGGTCTCCCAGACGTGTGCAGGACAGAGGGGATTCTGGAGTCTGGGCTGTGATCAACCAG GTTCCCgacagactgtgtgtgactgCGCCCTCTGGTGATTGCTCCAGGTCCTACATTCACCCAAAGACCCTCCACACTGGCCCCAGAGCAGCTGAG GAAGATGCGTCTGAGGACGGAGATATGGCCGAGCTGTCGTCGGCTGTCAGAGAGGAGCTGTGTCACTGgcctctctcctccctgacgCCCACGGAGGACGACGTGGCAGCTCTCGATCCCTCCTTCACTGGAACAGTGAATCGATCACAGATCACACACCTGTTTCTGAAAAATGACGTTCCTCTGAAGTTACCgaccttttctctcctcctccacatgTTTTCTGATGAAGGGGATTCAGAGCAG GTTTATTACAGAAAACTTCTACAATTCATACGAAGGTCAGCACtccctgaggaaccccacagttga